A portion of the Thermomicrobiales bacterium genome contains these proteins:
- a CDS encoding aconitase X codes for MSGAHSLHLTETERGMLAGDDGPAAALAMRILTRVAPLYGADRFIEVTKAHIDGIVYEGNAGLAFAERLADLGGRVRVPTSLNVMSMDRTNWRALGQDPQFADNARRLGMAYVRMGAVPGFTCAPYHTEATPVFGEQIAWSESNAVAYANSVIGARTNRYGDYLDISCALTGRVPASGLHLTEHRKGTHHFRLAGISRALQERDDFYPVLGYLLGQSVSSGVPVIDGLDVDPTSDQLKALAAAAASSGAIALFHIVGVTPEAPDLQQAFRRTAVAVGSRHARAAASGAEHTHDSNVGRRRCGGVWESPCQPTGVCRAGLTDARTTCEARPAGLSDHKPSHQGDSGAHRRVARDRGLWNKCGSGYLHCGRAIGETRREGIDDQLGEIRALRARDHRCRFDLWFDTGMHRGGSQRQGSGGRFGMALAHLREPLVDGAATGTALVTDTPLSFWVVDPRTGEVIDRRHPLAGTMTGRVLALPAGRILLASGVLLESIANGAAPVGIVISEIDPIIGLGAILGEELLGITVPVVLVTAEERASIVRGVLVSIEPGGTIVVGE; via the coding sequence ATGAGCGGCGCGCATTCGCTCCATCTGACCGAAACCGAGCGCGGCATGCTGGCGGGTGACGATGGCCCGGCGGCGGCGCTTGCCATGCGCATCCTCACCCGGGTTGCTCCGCTCTACGGAGCCGACCGCTTCATCGAAGTCACGAAAGCGCACATCGACGGCATTGTCTACGAGGGAAATGCAGGCCTCGCGTTTGCGGAAAGGTTGGCCGACCTGGGGGGACGGGTACGGGTGCCAACCTCGCTCAATGTCATGTCGATGGATCGCACCAATTGGCGAGCGCTTGGCCAGGATCCGCAGTTTGCCGACAATGCTCGCCGGCTCGGCATGGCCTATGTGCGCATGGGCGCAGTGCCGGGTTTCACCTGCGCTCCTTATCACACCGAGGCGACTCCGGTCTTCGGAGAGCAAATCGCGTGGTCCGAATCGAATGCCGTCGCCTATGCAAATTCGGTCATCGGCGCCCGCACCAACCGATACGGAGACTATCTCGACATTTCCTGCGCCCTCACCGGGCGGGTTCCGGCGTCGGGTCTGCACTTGACCGAGCATCGGAAAGGAACGCATCACTTCCGCCTCGCTGGCATATCACGCGCGTTGCAGGAGCGCGACGATTTCTATCCGGTGCTTGGCTATCTGCTTGGGCAATCAGTTTCCAGCGGCGTGCCCGTGATCGACGGGCTCGACGTCGATCCGACCAGCGATCAACTGAAGGCGCTGGCGGCAGCAGCGGCTTCATCCGGCGCAATCGCGTTGTTCCATATCGTCGGCGTGACCCCTGAGGCTCCCGATTTGCAGCAGGCGTTTCGGCGAACGGCCGTCGCAGTCGGTTCTCGTCACGCCAGAGCAGCTGCGAGCGGTGCGGAACACACTCACGACAGCAACGTCGGCCGACGTCGATGTGGTGGCGTTTGGGAGTCCCCATGCCAGCCTACGGGAGTGTGTCGAGCTGGCTTAACTGATGCGCGGACGACATGCGAAGCCCGGCCTGCAGGTCTATCTGACCACAAGCCGAGCCATCAAGGAGATTCTGGAGCGCACCGGCGCGTTGCACGAGATCGAGGCCTTTGGAACAAGTGTGGTAGTGGATACCTGCATTGCGGTCGCGCCATTGGTGAAACCAGGCGCGAAGGTATTGATGACCAACTCGGGGAAATACGCGCATTACGGGCCAGGGATCATCGGTGTCGATTCGATCTATGGTTCGACACGGGAATGCATCGAGGCGGCAGTCAGCGGCAAGGCAGCGGTGGACGATTCGGTATGGCACTAGCGCATCTGCGCGAGCCGCTGGTCGACGGGGCCGCGACCGGAACTGCCCTCGTGACCGATACCCCACTCAGCTTCTGGGTAGTGGACCCACGAACCGGAGAAGTCATCGACCGGCGCCATCCGTTGGCGGGGACGATGACCGGCCGTGTGCTGGCTCTTCCCGCTGGGAGGATCTTGCTCGCCAGCGGTGTGCTGCTCGAGTCGATCGCCAATGGCGCGGCGCCGGTGGGCATCGTCATCTCCGAAATCGATCCCATCATCGGGCTGGGAGCGATTCTGGGTGAGGAATTGTTGGGCATCACCGTTCCGGTTGTCCTGGTTACCGCTGAAGAACGAGCGTCGATCGTTCGTGGAGTCCTGGTCTCGATCGAACCCGGCGGAACGATCGTTGTCGGAGAATGA
- the leuB gene encoding 3-isopropylmalate dehydrogenase: MATKANIVLMPGDGVGPEIVSQAVKAMEAVATKYDVLFETTNVEIGGAAIDAYGVPLRTEDLAICKKADAVLLGAVGGPAWDNIEVSRRPERGLLALRKGMGLFANLRPVAVNSALAHTSPVKTEIVSGTDLVVVRELTGGIYFGKPSGQRTTSKGRSAVDTMRYSEAEIARVVRLAFELARTRRKQLASVDKMNVLATSRLWRQIVEETAPDYPDVTVEHVLVDAMSMRLVRQPSRFDVVVMENMFGDILTDEASVLAGSIGLLPSASIGAQRGADDSRRRGVYEPIHGSAPSMAGQGRANPVGTILSFAMLLRTSLGLEAAAADVERAVNETIEAGIRTYDIAGDLPAASTDAFGDEVARRIA; encoded by the coding sequence GTGGCAACCAAAGCGAACATCGTTCTCATGCCGGGCGACGGAGTCGGTCCCGAAATCGTGTCGCAGGCCGTCAAGGCGATGGAAGCCGTCGCGACCAAGTACGACGTGCTCTTCGAGACCACGAACGTCGAGATCGGCGGTGCGGCGATCGACGCGTATGGCGTGCCGTTGCGAACCGAAGATCTTGCCATCTGCAAGAAAGCCGATGCCGTGCTGCTCGGCGCGGTGGGCGGTCCGGCCTGGGACAACATCGAGGTCTCGCGGCGCCCTGAGCGAGGTCTCCTTGCGCTGCGCAAGGGAATGGGCCTCTTTGCCAACCTCCGCCCAGTGGCGGTCAACTCGGCGCTGGCGCATACATCGCCAGTCAAGACCGAGATCGTCTCTGGCACCGACCTGGTGGTCGTCCGCGAGCTCACCGGCGGGATCTACTTCGGCAAGCCGTCTGGTCAACGCACCACCAGCAAGGGACGTTCCGCGGTCGACACCATGCGCTATAGCGAAGCCGAAATCGCGCGTGTCGTCCGTCTTGCATTCGAGCTGGCGCGCACCCGGCGCAAGCAACTCGCCAGCGTCGACAAGATGAATGTGCTCGCGACCTCGCGCCTGTGGCGGCAGATCGTGGAAGAGACCGCGCCCGACTATCCAGATGTCACTGTCGAGCATGTGCTCGTCGACGCGATGTCGATGCGGCTCGTGCGGCAGCCGTCACGCTTCGATGTGGTCGTCATGGAGAACATGTTCGGAGACATCCTGACCGATGAGGCCTCCGTGCTCGCCGGGTCGATCGGTCTCCTGCCGTCAGCGAGCATCGGGGCGCAGCGCGGCGCGGATGATAGCCGTCGCAGAGGCGTCTATGAGCCGATCCATGGCTCGGCTCCGAGCATGGCAGGCCAGGGTCGTGCGAACCCTGTTGGCACGATTCTGTCGTTCGCGATGCTATTGCGCACCTCGCTTGGACTCGAGGCGGCCGCCGCCGATGTGGAACGCGCCGTCAACGAAACGATCGAGGCTGGAATTCGCACCTACGACATTGCTGGCGATCTGCCAGCTGCGTCCACCGATGCGTTTGGTGACGAGGTGGCCCGGAGAATCGCCTGA
- the leuD gene encoding 3-isopropylmalate dehydratase small subunit: MQKIQKIEGKAIPLDRANVDTDQIIPAVWLRRVERTGFAEGLFSSWKQDPDFVMNKPEYQGGSILIAGPNFGIGSSREHAVWALMENGIQAVICPKFGDIFRNNATKTGLVPVVVPEDVNDLLMRAATDEPGLEMSIDIENRTLSVPEIGVEIEFPMDDFTQYRLLEGLDDIGITMRHAEDITAYEATRPAWMPSIHIP; this comes from the coding sequence ATGCAGAAGATTCAGAAGATCGAAGGCAAGGCGATTCCGCTCGACCGTGCCAATGTCGATACCGACCAGATCATCCCGGCCGTCTGGCTACGCCGTGTGGAGCGAACTGGCTTCGCCGAAGGGCTGTTCTCCTCCTGGAAGCAGGATCCGGACTTCGTCATGAACAAGCCCGAGTATCAGGGCGGTTCCATCCTGATTGCGGGCCCGAACTTCGGGATCGGCAGCTCTCGCGAACATGCTGTGTGGGCGTTGATGGAAAACGGCATTCAGGCCGTGATCTGCCCCAAGTTTGGCGACATCTTCCGCAATAACGCGACCAAGACCGGTTTGGTGCCGGTGGTCGTACCGGAGGATGTCAACGACCTGCTGATGCGAGCGGCTACTGATGAACCGGGACTGGAGATGTCGATCGACATCGAAAATCGAACCCTCTCCGTCCCTGAGATCGGCGTAGAGATCGAGTTTCCGATGGACGATTTCACGCAGTACCGGCTCCTCGAAGGGCTCGACGACATCGGCATTACCATGCGGCATGCGGAAGACATCACCGCCTACGAGGCGACCCGCCCGGCCTGGATGCCAAGCATTCACATCCCGTAA
- the leuC gene encoding 3-isopropylmalate dehydratase large subunit, which produces MSAESDIPTQPSGRTLSDKLWDAHVVRTEAGGPDLLYIDLHLVHEVTSPQAFEGLRMHGRDVRRTDLTVATADHNVPTIDIHLPIKDPISAKQVETLTENTRASGILLHPMGSPGQGIVHVIGPEQGLTLPGMTIVCGDSHTSTHGAFGALAFGIGTSEVEHVLATQTLPQMRPKTMSINVDGELPEGSTAKDIILAIIGQITTGGGIGHMVEYRGSAIRNLSMEGRMTICNMSIEAGAKAGMIAPDDTTFSYIEGRKYAPKGKLWEQALDYWQSLPTDDNAVFDTYVELDAARIAPYVSWGTNPGQVVPIDAAVPDPSRIADPGQRSAAERALAYMDLTPGTPMRDVPVDVVFLGSCTNSRIEDLRLAASVIDGRQVATGVQAYVVPGSMRVKEQAEKEGLDRIFRAAGFEWRSAGCSMCLGMNPDQLAPGQRCASTSNRNFEGRQGKGGRTHLVSPAVAAATAVVGSFATPADLR; this is translated from the coding sequence ATGAGTGCAGAAAGCGATATTCCAACGCAGCCGTCCGGCAGGACGCTGAGCGACAAGCTGTGGGATGCCCACGTTGTTCGCACCGAGGCCGGCGGCCCCGATCTCCTCTACATCGATTTGCACCTGGTGCATGAAGTGACATCTCCGCAGGCCTTCGAGGGCCTGCGGATGCACGGCCGCGATGTGCGGCGCACCGACTTGACCGTCGCGACGGCCGATCACAATGTGCCGACGATCGATATCCACCTTCCCATCAAGGACCCCATTTCCGCGAAACAGGTCGAAACGCTCACCGAGAACACGCGGGCGTCAGGCATCCTGCTGCACCCGATGGGGTCGCCGGGCCAGGGCATAGTCCATGTCATCGGCCCCGAGCAAGGGTTGACGCTTCCAGGCATGACGATTGTCTGTGGCGACAGCCATACGTCTACCCACGGTGCATTTGGCGCGCTCGCGTTCGGGATCGGCACGAGCGAGGTGGAACATGTGCTGGCGACGCAGACGCTGCCGCAGATGCGCCCCAAGACCATGTCGATCAATGTCGACGGCGAGCTGCCGGAAGGATCCACCGCCAAAGACATCATTCTGGCAATCATTGGCCAGATCACCACCGGCGGCGGCATCGGTCATATGGTCGAGTACCGCGGTTCGGCGATCCGCAACCTCTCAATGGAGGGGCGGATGACGATCTGCAATATGTCGATCGAGGCTGGCGCCAAAGCTGGCATGATCGCGCCGGATGACACCACCTTCAGCTACATCGAAGGCCGGAAATACGCGCCCAAAGGCAAGCTCTGGGAGCAAGCCCTGGACTACTGGCAGTCGCTTCCAACCGATGACAATGCCGTATTCGACACCTATGTCGAGCTCGACGCCGCCAGGATTGCCCCCTACGTTTCGTGGGGCACCAACCCAGGCCAGGTCGTTCCTATCGACGCAGCGGTGCCCGATCCGTCGCGCATTGCCGATCCGGGACAACGCAGCGCCGCAGAGCGCGCACTGGCCTACATGGACCTGACGCCCGGCACACCGATGCGGGATGTTCCGGTGGATGTGGTGTTTCTTGGCTCATGCACGAACAGCCGCATCGAGGACCTCCGCCTGGCGGCATCGGTCATCGACGGGCGGCAGGTTGCCACCGGCGTGCAGGCCTACGTTGTTCCTGGCTCGATGCGCGTCAAGGAACAGGCAGAAAAGGAAGGGCTCGATCGCATCTTCCGCGCTGCCGGGTTCGAATGGCGGTCGGCCGGGTGCTCGATGTGCCTGGGGATGAATCCAGACCAACTCGCGCCGGGTCAACGCTGCGCCTCCACCAGCAACCGCAACTTCGAAGGCCGACAGGGCAAGGGCGGCCGCACGCATCTGGTTTCGCCGGCAGTCGCCGCAGCAACAGCGGTGGTCGGTTCGTTCGCCACGCCGGCTGACTTGAGGTAA
- a CDS encoding 2-isopropylmalate synthase — translation MPSAEPDVRKRIWIFDTTLRDGEQSPGATMTVEEKLEMSDALVELGVDIIEAGFPAASPGDFEAVKLIAERVKGATVAGLARANRNDIERAAKAIQGAESARIHTFIASSDIHLEHKLKMTREELIERIAEMVAFAKSFTSDVEFSAEDATRSDWDFLVQVFDTAIKAGATTLNVPDTVGYTTPAEYANLMAYLQERVPGIDDVIISVHCHNDLGMGTANTLAAIAAGARQAEVTVNGIGERAGNTALEEVVMALATRGEQFGGAYTNIRTDRIVPISRRLSGITGLEVQVNKAIVGDNAFAHEAGIHQDGMLKHRTTYEIMNPEDVGWEGTRLVLGKHSGRAGFRNGLNDLGIKLSEEEMQAAYEKFLELADKKKRVTAADLVALVRNQQETKDDVYTLRQWKVDIASGEPTTVSIVLGHNDETLVGNAEGNGPVDALFMAIGAAAGFEPSLEYYHVEAVTPGYDAQGQVHVRIKWQDAIYTGHGLATDIVEASARAYIDAMSKIEIGESTTVLAGTTSVSRWS, via the coding sequence ATGCCATCAGCGGAGCCTGATGTACGGAAACGAATCTGGATCTTCGACACCACTTTGCGCGACGGCGAGCAATCTCCCGGCGCGACGATGACGGTCGAGGAGAAGCTCGAGATGTCCGACGCCCTGGTCGAGTTGGGCGTCGACATCATCGAAGCCGGCTTTCCGGCGGCCTCGCCCGGTGACTTCGAAGCGGTCAAGCTGATCGCCGAGCGCGTCAAGGGCGCCACCGTAGCCGGTCTCGCCCGCGCCAACCGAAACGACATCGAGCGGGCCGCCAAGGCGATCCAGGGAGCCGAATCCGCCCGTATTCATACCTTCATCGCCTCGTCCGACATTCATCTCGAGCACAAGCTCAAGATGACGCGCGAGGAGCTGATCGAGCGCATCGCCGAGATGGTCGCCTTCGCCAAGTCATTCACCAGCGATGTCGAGTTTTCCGCCGAGGATGCGACCCGCTCCGATTGGGACTTCCTGGTGCAGGTGTTCGATACCGCTATCAAGGCGGGAGCGACGACGCTGAACGTGCCCGATACGGTCGGCTACACCACGCCGGCCGAATACGCCAATCTGATGGCCTACCTGCAGGAGCGCGTGCCGGGAATCGACGATGTGATCATCTCGGTCCATTGTCACAACGATCTGGGCATGGGCACCGCCAACACATTGGCAGCGATTGCGGCTGGCGCCCGTCAGGCAGAGGTAACCGTCAACGGCATTGGCGAACGCGCTGGCAACACCGCGCTGGAAGAAGTCGTCATGGCGCTGGCGACCCGAGGCGAGCAGTTTGGCGGCGCGTACACGAACATCCGCACCGACCGCATCGTCCCCATTAGCCGCCGCCTCTCCGGCATAACCGGCCTGGAGGTGCAGGTCAACAAGGCGATCGTGGGCGACAACGCCTTTGCGCACGAAGCCGGCATCCATCAGGACGGCATGCTGAAGCACCGCACTACCTACGAGATCATGAATCCCGAAGACGTAGGCTGGGAAGGCACTCGGTTGGTGCTGGGCAAGCACTCTGGCCGAGCCGGGTTCCGCAACGGGCTCAACGATCTCGGTATCAAGCTGTCCGAGGAAGAAATGCAGGCGGCCTACGAGAAGTTTCTCGAATTGGCCGACAAGAAGAAGCGTGTCACCGCGGCGGACCTCGTCGCGCTGGTCCGCAATCAGCAAGAGACCAAGGACGACGTCTACACCCTCCGCCAATGGAAGGTCGACATCGCCAGCGGCGAACCCACGACCGTTTCCATCGTGCTCGGGCACAATGACGAAACGCTGGTCGGCAACGCCGAGGGAAACGGCCCGGTCGACGCGCTCTTCATGGCGATCGGCGCTGCTGCAGGATTCGAGCCGTCGCTCGAGTACTACCACGTCGAGGCCGTTACGCCTGGCTACGATGCGCAAGGTCAGGTTCACGTTCGCATCAAATGGCAAGACGCCATCTACACCGGACATGGACTGGCGACCGACATTGTCGAAGCCAGCGCGCGCGCGTATATCGACGCCATGAGCAAGATCGAAATCGGCGAATCGACCACGGTGCTTGCCGGGACGACAAGCGTTTCACGCTGGAGTTAG
- the ilvC gene encoding ketol-acid reductoisomerase, whose product MPATIYYDQDASLDALAGKTIAVIGYGSQGHAHAQNLRDSGLNVIVGLHEGSKSRAKAESDGLQVMSVADAAKAADVIMIVIPDQTQAKVYREEIEPNLDSSKTLMFAHGFNINFGAIKPPADVDVAMIAPKSPGHRVRELYQEGIGVPALIAVEQNPSGHAKETALAYAKGLGSTRAGVLETTFQEETETDLFGEQAVLCGGVAALVEAGFDTLVEAGYQPEIAYFEVLHELKLIVDLFYTGGLSYMRYSVSDTAEYGDYTAGPKIIDAGTREAMRGLLTEIQNGNWAAAWIAENESGRDNFLRLREEHANSQIEEVGKGLRAMMPFLKQGNRPVS is encoded by the coding sequence GTGCCGGCAACGATCTACTACGACCAGGACGCGAGTCTCGATGCGCTTGCGGGCAAGACGATCGCCGTGATCGGCTACGGCAGCCAGGGTCATGCCCATGCGCAAAACCTGCGCGATTCGGGCCTGAATGTCATCGTCGGCCTGCACGAGGGCAGCAAGAGCCGCGCCAAAGCGGAATCCGATGGATTGCAGGTCATGTCGGTCGCAGATGCAGCCAAGGCTGCTGACGTCATCATGATCGTCATCCCCGACCAAACCCAGGCGAAGGTCTACCGTGAAGAGATCGAGCCGAATCTTGACTCGAGCAAGACCCTCATGTTCGCGCATGGCTTCAACATCAATTTCGGCGCCATCAAGCCGCCGGCGGATGTCGATGTTGCCATGATCGCGCCCAAGAGCCCTGGACACCGTGTCCGCGAGCTCTACCAGGAAGGTATCGGCGTTCCCGCGCTGATCGCTGTCGAACAGAACCCATCAGGACATGCAAAGGAGACTGCGCTGGCGTATGCGAAGGGCCTCGGCTCGACGCGCGCCGGCGTTCTCGAGACGACATTCCAGGAAGAGACCGAGACCGATCTCTTCGGCGAGCAGGCGGTGCTTTGCGGCGGTGTCGCGGCGCTGGTGGAGGCCGGGTTCGATACCCTGGTCGAGGCCGGGTATCAGCCGGAGATTGCCTACTTCGAGGTGCTGCACGAGCTGAAGCTGATCGTCGATCTCTTCTACACCGGCGGTCTTTCCTACATGCGCTATTCCGTCAGTGACACGGCCGAATATGGCGACTACACCGCCGGGCCGAAGATCATCGACGCAGGCACGCGTGAAGCGATGAGGGGTCTCTTGACCGAGATCCAGAACGGGAACTGGGCGGCAGCCTGGATCGCGGAAAACGAATCTGGTCGCGACAACTTCCTGCGGCTGCGTGAAGAGCACGCCAATTCGCAGATCGAAGAAGTCGGCAAGGGTCTGCGCGCGATGATGCCCTTCCTCAAGCAGGGGAATCGTCCGGTCTCGTAG
- the ilvN gene encoding acetolactate synthase small subunit: protein MKRQHTLIVMVEDHPGVLNRVVSLLRRRSFNIDSITVGHSEQPGVSRMTIVLRGTDADIEQAGKQLYKLMEVLKVIDLTDQPVVAHEMAIVKVAAKAQQRQEVLLVAQMFNARVLDASPNTIMIEATGTVEQIESLLTMLRSFGIRELARTGAIAMSKGSGNITSKGFAGADQYAGSAVAD from the coding sequence ATGAAACGGCAACACACCCTGATCGTGATGGTGGAAGACCATCCCGGCGTGCTCAATCGAGTCGTCTCGCTGCTGCGGCGACGGTCGTTCAATATCGACTCCATCACCGTCGGACACTCGGAGCAACCCGGCGTCTCGCGCATGACCATCGTCCTGCGCGGCACTGACGCGGATATCGAGCAGGCCGGCAAGCAACTCTACAAGTTGATGGAAGTGCTCAAGGTCATCGACCTGACCGATCAACCGGTTGTGGCGCATGAGATGGCGATCGTGAAAGTCGCCGCCAAGGCGCAACAACGGCAGGAGGTCTTGCTGGTCGCCCAGATGTTCAATGCGCGTGTGCTGGACGCCAGTCCCAACACCATCATGATCGAGGCAACCGGCACGGTGGAGCAGATCGAATCGCTCCTGACGATGTTGCGTTCCTTCGGTATTCGTGAGCTGGCGCGCACCGGCGCTATCGCGATGAGCAAGGGCAGTGGCAACATCACCAGCAAGGGATTCGCGGGCGCCGATCAATATGCTGGGTCAGCGGTCGCCGACTAG
- the ilvB gene encoding biosynthetic-type acetolactate synthase large subunit, whose amino-acid sequence MATIEATLPTLATGHANGHVEEIEAVELTGAQIVCKALEEEGVEIVFGYPGGAVIPLYDALPKAGFHHVLTRFEQWAALAADGYARTTGKVGVCMATSGPGATNLVTGLANAQLDSVPVVAITGQVVQPLIGKDAFQECDITGITLPVTKHNYLVTRIQDIAPTIKEAFYLAKTGRPGPVLVDIPKSLFVSKAIYKPAKLKDRRGYQPTTSPNMRQVKLAADAINRAKKPLFMAGHGILLSGAQDGFAKLVEKTGIPVAFTLLGQGSYPESKPLALGLMGMHGHREVNKALEEADLLVNIGARFDDRATGKVSGFAPKAEVVHVDIDPAEIGKNVATKVPVVGDAREVIDLLIDLVDERTHDEWTAWIESQKNFVLEAALEDRPPTPEPYTIIKAIAEATKGEAIYSTDVGQHQMWAAQHLGLDYPNRWLSSGGLGTMGYGLPAAIGAKLGCPDQEVWVICGDGGFQMSLNELATCVQEGIDVKIAVLNNGYLGMVRQWQDLFHGKNYSEVKINGPDFVKLAEAYGVTGIRVETDAELMPAIQKARETPGTVVVEFVIEPEANVWPIVPQGASNSEMLHKYEDR is encoded by the coding sequence ATGGCAACGATCGAAGCAACACTGCCAACTCTCGCCACTGGCCACGCAAACGGCCATGTCGAGGAAATCGAGGCCGTAGAGCTCACCGGCGCGCAGATCGTTTGCAAGGCGTTGGAAGAAGAAGGCGTCGAAATCGTCTTCGGATATCCCGGCGGTGCGGTCATACCGTTGTATGACGCGTTGCCCAAAGCGGGTTTTCATCATGTGCTGACCCGCTTCGAGCAGTGGGCTGCGCTTGCGGCTGACGGGTACGCGCGCACGACCGGGAAAGTTGGCGTTTGCATGGCCACGTCCGGTCCGGGCGCGACCAACCTGGTCACCGGTCTTGCGAACGCGCAGCTCGATTCGGTTCCAGTTGTGGCGATCACCGGCCAGGTGGTGCAACCGCTGATCGGCAAGGACGCTTTCCAGGAATGTGACATCACCGGCATCACCCTGCCAGTCACCAAACACAACTATCTGGTCACGCGAATCCAGGACATTGCTCCTACGATCAAGGAAGCCTTCTACCTGGCCAAGACGGGACGCCCGGGACCGGTGCTCGTCGATATTCCAAAGAGCCTGTTCGTTTCGAAGGCAATCTACAAGCCCGCCAAGTTGAAGGATCGCCGCGGCTATCAGCCGACCACATCGCCGAACATGCGTCAGGTCAAGCTGGCCGCCGATGCCATCAACCGGGCGAAAAAACCCCTCTTCATGGCCGGCCACGGCATTCTGCTGTCGGGCGCGCAGGACGGCTTCGCCAAGCTGGTGGAGAAGACGGGTATTCCGGTTGCGTTCACGCTGTTGGGACAGGGATCGTATCCCGAGTCCAAACCGCTGGCGCTCGGTCTGATGGGGATGCACGGACATCGGGAAGTCAATAAAGCGCTGGAAGAAGCCGATCTGTTGGTGAACATCGGCGCGCGCTTCGATGACCGCGCGACCGGCAAGGTCTCCGGATTCGCTCCCAAGGCCGAGGTCGTGCATGTCGATATCGATCCGGCTGAGATCGGCAAGAACGTCGCAACCAAGGTGCCGGTTGTGGGCGATGCCCGCGAGGTCATCGATCTGCTGATCGACCTGGTCGACGAGCGAACCCACGACGAGTGGACGGCATGGATCGAGTCGCAGAAGAACTTCGTGCTGGAGGCCGCGCTGGAGGATCGCCCACCGACCCCCGAGCCGTACACCATCATCAAGGCAATCGCTGAGGCGACCAAGGGAGAAGCGATCTACTCCACCGACGTCGGTCAACATCAAATGTGGGCCGCGCAGCATCTCGGTCTGGACTACCCGAACCGCTGGCTCAGCTCGGGCGGCCTGGGCACCATGGGCTATGGCCTGCCAGCTGCCATTGGCGCCAAGCTCGGTTGTCCGGATCAGGAAGTCTGGGTGATCTGCGGAGACGGCGGTTTCCAAATGTCTCTGAACGAGCTGGCAACCTGCGTGCAGGAAGGTATCGACGTCAAGATCGCCGTGTTGAACAACGGCTATCTGGGGATGGTCCGCCAATGGCAGGATCTCTTCCACGGCAAGAACTACTCCGAAGTCAAGATCAACGGACCGGATTTCGTGAAGCTGGCAGAGGCCTATGGAGTGACCGGCATCCGGGTCGAAACCGACGCTGAATTGATGCCGGCGATCCAGAAGGCGCGCGAAACTCCGGGAACTGTGGTGGTCGAATTCGTCATCGAACCAGAGGCGAACGTCTGGCCGATCGTTCCGCAAGGCGCCAGCAATTCGGAGATGTTGCACAAATACGAGGACCGCTAG
- a CDS encoding TetR/AcrR family transcriptional regulator: MDEGSDSRQRIVLAAYPLFVDQGYVSVSMQEIADSIPLNKATLYHHFQSKDDLFLAVVRMAMSRLSGQIRGYIDEGGSAADQLTRVAVQVFDDSQSELGRLLTDSRMHLSQQQQQMLFERCSDPWQLYEEIFRSASASGELPAIDPTLAASMFAGLLQGQTWALKMGRIQPPLDEARARLLVDTLFGGLRAVYAAGNVDSLPARD; this comes from the coding sequence ATGGACGAAGGGTCCGACAGCCGCCAACGCATCGTGCTTGCTGCCTATCCGCTCTTCGTCGATCAGGGCTATGTCTCCGTCTCGATGCAGGAGATCGCCGACTCGATTCCCTTGAACAAGGCGACGCTCTATCACCACTTCCAAAGTAAGGACGACCTCTTTCTGGCTGTTGTGCGCATGGCCATGAGCCGCCTCTCTGGGCAAATCCGAGGCTACATCGACGAAGGAGGCTCCGCTGCCGACCAACTCACGCGAGTGGCAGTGCAGGTGTTCGACGATAGCCAGTCTGAGCTCGGGCGTCTCTTGACCGACTCGCGCATGCATCTTTCCCAACAGCAGCAACAGATGCTCTTCGAGCGATGCTCCGATCCCTGGCAGCTCTATGAGGAGATCTTTCGCTCGGCTTCAGCGTCGGGCGAGTTGCCGGCGATCGATCCGACCCTGGCAGCCTCGATGTTCGCCGGGTTGCTGCAAGGGCAGACCTGGGCATTGAAAATGGGGCGCATCCAACCACCGTTGGATGAGGCGCGCGCGCGATTGCTCGTGGATACGCTGTTTGGTGGACTTCGCGCAGTCTACGCCGCTGGCAATGTGGATTCGCTTCCAGCGCGGGATTGA